Proteins encoded together in one Miscanthus floridulus cultivar M001 chromosome 16, ASM1932011v1, whole genome shotgun sequence window:
- the LOC136513134 gene encoding mitochondrial fission 1 protein A-like isoform X2, giving the protein MEAKMERFFESVGNFFTGGDNIPWCDRDLIAGIERELADAVNDEQRNASLMRLSWALVHSRQTDDVNRGISMLQASLDNSGSPLETKEKMYLLAVGLYRIGDYSKSRQLADRCLEDMMQFLCCNQTLCSFLLVNCN; this is encoded by the exons ATGGAGGCCAAGATGGAACGCTTCTTCGAGTCCGTGGGCAATTTCTTCACCGGAGGCGACAACATCCCCTGGTGCGACCGCGACCTCATCGCC GGCATTGAAAGAGAGCTTGCCGATGCTGTAAATGATGAACAGAGGAATGCTAGCCTTATGAGGTTATCATGGGCCCTTGTGCACTCCAGGCAGACAGATGATGTAAACCGTGGAATCAGCATGCTTCAAG CTTCTTTGGATAATTCTGGCAGTCCTCTGGAGACTAAGGAAAAGATGTACTTGTTGGCAGTTGGGCTCTACAGGATTGGCGACTACTCAAAAAGCAGGCAACTTGCAGATCGCTGTTTGGAG GATATGATGCAATTTCTGTGCTGCAACCAAACTCTATGTTCCTTTCTACTAGTAAACTGCAATTGA